In one Saccharibacillus brassicae genomic region, the following are encoded:
- a CDS encoding SDR family NAD(P)-dependent oxidoreductase: MKAMLNVHSNEKLLHASAQRFFPDVSAESQLKSGKYHDDYFVRRDYCIRLAVPEDIEALMEIEGDCWAVPLQTDQVEIEQRLVDPACFTFVLEYEGIVRGVIYTQRIRKDDIKKVKSMTVSTFRNQRGSCIQFIALNIMPLYQDKGWGSELLEFILQYFSLHQEIHHVYAVTRCRDFLKSNCATLQQYLVQIHRNGLFEDPILKFHQLHGATILGLLDNYRPKDDENQGYGVLIEYDVDHRPWGGKLPVRSQEKKQPGAKKQLLELLYRKLDTMQLDERQSLQTLGLDSLDFAEVLNFMHDKSGLAISIHDLNDRSLGELLRLCGDGENAPPSASAEQPLKKRLRHLIRQYPEIVPLSADGDGPCTFWIHPISGDVGIYNRISSQTDGEFRIIAIKARGFLSSEHQPFTSVHEMARYYCEIIKAVQPEGPYNLAGFSFGGTVAYEMTRQLQMEDKQVDSLLLVESPCITGRETEFFQTTFRNNLLMNANFLLLTLLNRNEAFQGKRPDVTIDWNFYQMTDHDIRDVSDDGLVSHVVKLCKQKGLKHSEEELAFKLRSMSEVHQSNLRAIQNYKVQKLPRPNDLTAVLFRTESADAVSHSFWNPDYLERIQHEMGSFMPLLQGWSSLLPKLKTTILAGDNHFDILHEDQSVKIFYDHCKNIFTKRMHASLHEGRPVPDNDKRTSLPSIAIVGMSGRFPDADNVQQFWENLKTGRNSVREAPRDRGWDINDYYDPNPKTPGKTYSKWGGFLTDIDKFDPLFFKISPRDAELMDPSERLFIQEAWKAIEDAGYSPEDLSGKPWGVFACAKGDYSMTIQQEIPTYYLPTDSYSACRLSYLLNLVGPAMTIDTSCSSTLTVVAEACDSLVLGNCESAIVGGGSVYTTPNVMIGSSQSLLLSSDGLCHTFDERANGTVVAEAIGVVVLKLLDKAIEDNDHIYGVIRGWGMNQDGKTNGMTAPSGLAQSRLQTSIYEKFNINPANITMFEAHGTGTKLGDAIEYEALKESFRKFTSNTGYCALGALKSNIGHAFFGSGIAGLIKVLLSIEHGQIPPTLNYENGSSKMSFENSPFLVNTTLKPWETASNQPRCAGINSFGATGTNVHLVIEEYLPEVNPDSRPNSKDQNPMMFVLSAKDDSRLKEYVHQFVQALEKGQYLNKNLTDIAYTLQVGRGSMDARLAVTATSLYELETKLERYLEGGENNEDIYRSPAKALKGGPARSVASREIFDAAYRYLELRDAGQLLDLWVNGAKIDWERFYSNGKPKRISLPTYPFAKERCWIQINEEGGRRNTEEVVARHCSASDSALLEMNDDKQKEHVETMLFNEDWEENPLFDYRAIELKTIVCFLSEPGNQNRIKTYIQTRNPRANIVFLSQHTGLRNDYEQTFYIDRNKKQAYEEAFRSIKATYNEISAVLYLWPYEDRACIEDYSSIVYILQAIASAKLEPERLLLGASYRNERERCYLESWIGFERSIGPMVSKTRMKAVIQQEEHVKPEELTEDIMMRLYKELEAADSVQSVLYEEGQRYECKMRETSIAPGTVPLKAGGTYFITGGLGKLGLIFARHLAQNYSANLILSGRSKLNDAKLELIRQIENIGGRVHYIQADSCDKKRMNDGLETARRKFGNIDGVIHAAGLVDPQSIFKKEIANFEQVISPKINGTLVLDELLQGIPLDFVCYFSSSAAIMGDFGTCDYAVGNRFQMAYTRYRNKLEARQEVLGKTLVINWPLWRDGGMGFDQDNNEKYLKSSGQRYLETEEGLSIFERILMAPQSQHLVMTGQRSMVYKFLRLQQEQEQEIVRFKSPAFSNTSNSKANEAFDVVRFVERDLKEAISQLHHVPVEKLDVDEHLLEYGFDSINLFEFAGRITSLYGIEITPSSLLGYSTIGKISEYLVQDHKETLEHFYQGEIELNERKAEIESDNTPQERKDKGLDLDHIHSNMEKLIEPIAIIGMSGRFPQADSVEKLWQNLKHRKESITEIPKDRWDWRDYNGEASGEVGRSPSKWGGFLTDIDRFDPLFFKISPKEAHIMDPCQRLFLEEAWHALEDAGYMEERIKGKSCGVYVGIEEGDYGFMVKQQGQFYSNQNAILSARIAYLLDLKGPNLSITASCSSSLVALHQACQALRQDDCEMALVGGINLFVSPSVHIGMSMLDLISPTGKSHVFDDRANGMVPSEAVAAVLLKPLSKAIRDKDHIYGCIKGSGVNYNGKGHGMMAPNPIRQAELISDTLDKYQIDPSGIQYMISHSVGTKLGDAAEIDGLRKAFGSYSSEKPLGYISSIKPLIGHTFAASGIVSLITMLVAMREQTMLGLHNFNTSNPDIDFSKAPFLASASDQTWNRCADQSRLGAISTSANSGTNAFAVIEEYIDPSKESNEHIAEDQSRIFIFSAADRERLHAVAKQMHDHISMADHLSLSDLAYTLQSGREAMPSRLAIVTKGKEELIQGLNDYLQADQGSQQINSVVPIFTGNAEEALQVKALSFMNEKESLVQQFVQSGNLDIIAIHWVNGGKVAWNALFNEDRARLIPLPTYPFKKERYWIPAETKRRLTERDKSNEEVRVDDNALVNVVMSTQEELERYLIGFFSEKLEIAEQSINVNRDLQDYGVDSILMMKFIRNVEQHYDLTISGRELLQCPTIRSISAYLVPKLGTSQHNNQDTKENMQREYKDLEVIEAMEKFIQGIIKLDDLEKCIGVDG; the protein is encoded by the coding sequence ATGAAAGCTATGCTTAACGTACATTCAAACGAAAAACTGCTGCATGCCTCCGCGCAGCGGTTTTTTCCCGATGTCAGCGCCGAAAGCCAGCTGAAAAGCGGCAAGTACCATGACGACTATTTTGTTAGGCGCGATTATTGTATCCGTCTAGCGGTACCGGAAGATATTGAAGCTTTAATGGAAATTGAGGGGGACTGTTGGGCAGTTCCTCTTCAAACTGACCAAGTGGAAATCGAGCAGCGATTAGTTGATCCGGCCTGCTTCACGTTTGTATTGGAATATGAGGGAATCGTAAGAGGCGTCATTTATACGCAGCGAATCCGGAAGGACGACATCAAAAAGGTCAAATCGATGACGGTTTCAACATTTCGGAATCAAAGAGGTTCATGCATTCAGTTTATTGCGCTCAATATTATGCCTCTCTATCAAGATAAAGGATGGGGCAGTGAGTTGCTTGAATTTATCCTGCAGTATTTTTCCTTACATCAGGAAATCCATCATGTTTATGCAGTCACGCGCTGCCGTGATTTTCTGAAATCGAATTGCGCTACCCTTCAGCAATATTTAGTTCAGATTCATCGGAACGGTCTATTCGAAGATCCAATATTAAAATTTCATCAATTGCACGGGGCAACGATATTAGGATTGTTGGATAATTACAGACCGAAGGATGATGAGAATCAAGGTTATGGTGTACTTATTGAATACGACGTTGATCATCGACCATGGGGCGGGAAGTTACCGGTAAGAAGCCAGGAAAAGAAACAACCAGGAGCCAAAAAACAGCTATTGGAGCTGCTCTATAGAAAATTAGATACCATGCAGCTGGATGAACGGCAGAGCCTACAAACGCTTGGTCTCGATTCCCTGGACTTCGCAGAAGTATTGAACTTTATGCACGACAAGTCCGGACTTGCAATATCGATCCATGATCTCAATGATCGAAGTTTGGGTGAACTTCTTCGGTTGTGTGGCGACGGAGAGAATGCTCCACCTTCTGCATCCGCCGAACAACCGTTAAAAAAACGTCTACGCCATCTTATTCGGCAATATCCGGAAATCGTACCTTTATCCGCAGACGGAGACGGGCCATGCACGTTCTGGATTCATCCGATTTCTGGAGATGTAGGCATTTACAATCGAATCTCAAGCCAAACGGACGGCGAATTTCGTATTATCGCTATTAAAGCACGTGGCTTTCTGTCCTCTGAACATCAACCCTTCACGTCGGTTCATGAGATGGCTAGATACTATTGCGAAATAATTAAAGCCGTACAGCCGGAAGGGCCATACAACCTGGCCGGTTTTTCATTTGGCGGGACCGTAGCTTATGAAATGACACGGCAATTGCAAATGGAGGACAAACAAGTCGACTCGCTACTTCTTGTGGAGTCGCCCTGTATTACAGGTAGGGAGACAGAATTTTTCCAAACGACCTTCAGAAACAACCTATTAATGAATGCGAATTTTTTATTACTCACACTTTTGAATCGGAATGAAGCTTTCCAAGGGAAGCGACCTGACGTTACGATCGATTGGAACTTCTATCAAATGACGGACCATGATATTCGCGATGTTTCTGATGATGGTCTGGTCTCGCATGTCGTCAAGCTTTGCAAACAAAAAGGATTGAAGCATTCTGAAGAAGAACTGGCATTCAAATTGCGCTCTATGTCAGAGGTGCATCAATCCAATTTGCGAGCTATTCAGAATTACAAGGTCCAGAAGCTGCCACGTCCTAATGATCTGACAGCCGTGTTGTTCCGAACGGAATCTGCTGATGCTGTATCCCATTCCTTCTGGAACCCGGACTATTTGGAGCGAATCCAGCATGAAATGGGGTCGTTTATGCCGCTTCTTCAAGGATGGTCTTCCTTATTGCCCAAGCTGAAAACGACGATTTTAGCTGGAGATAACCATTTCGATATTTTGCATGAAGATCAAAGCGTAAAGATTTTCTATGATCATTGCAAGAACATTTTTACGAAACGCATGCATGCATCCCTGCATGAGGGAAGACCCGTCCCGGACAATGATAAACGAACTTCTCTCCCGTCCATTGCGATTGTTGGGATGTCAGGGAGATTTCCGGATGCGGACAACGTACAGCAATTTTGGGAAAACTTGAAAACCGGACGCAACAGTGTAAGGGAGGCGCCTCGCGATCGTGGCTGGGATATAAACGATTATTACGACCCTAATCCGAAAACACCGGGTAAAACCTACTCGAAATGGGGCGGGTTTCTAACGGATATCGATAAATTCGATCCGCTATTTTTTAAAATATCGCCGCGGGATGCGGAGCTGATGGACCCTAGCGAGCGATTGTTCATTCAAGAAGCGTGGAAAGCGATTGAAGATGCAGGCTATAGTCCAGAGGATCTGAGTGGCAAGCCTTGGGGTGTGTTTGCCTGCGCCAAAGGGGATTACTCCATGACGATACAACAAGAGATCCCAACCTATTACCTTCCGACAGATTCGTATTCCGCATGTCGGCTTTCCTATTTGCTGAATTTAGTTGGACCGGCGATGACGATAGATACGTCTTGCTCCTCGACCTTAACGGTTGTTGCGGAAGCTTGCGACAGCCTCGTATTGGGCAACTGTGAAAGCGCAATTGTTGGCGGTGGCTCGGTATATACGACACCGAATGTCATGATAGGTTCAAGTCAATCCCTGCTCTTGTCGTCTGATGGTCTCTGCCACACCTTCGATGAGCGGGCGAACGGGACCGTAGTTGCTGAAGCGATTGGGGTTGTTGTTCTCAAACTACTCGACAAGGCGATTGAAGACAATGACCATATCTACGGGGTTATTCGGGGCTGGGGCATGAATCAGGATGGCAAAACGAATGGAATGACTGCTCCGAGCGGATTGGCACAAAGCCGCCTTCAAACCAGTATATACGAGAAATTCAATATCAATCCTGCGAATATCACGATGTTTGAAGCACACGGAACGGGTACGAAACTAGGCGACGCCATAGAATATGAAGCGCTGAAGGAATCCTTCCGGAAATTCACCTCAAACACGGGTTATTGTGCGCTGGGGGCCTTAAAAAGTAATATCGGTCATGCTTTCTTCGGCTCTGGGATTGCAGGGCTCATTAAGGTACTGTTATCGATCGAGCATGGGCAAATTCCTCCGACCTTGAATTATGAGAATGGAAGTTCCAAAATGTCTTTCGAGAACAGTCCCTTTCTTGTAAATACAACTTTAAAGCCGTGGGAAACGGCATCGAATCAGCCGCGATGCGCAGGGATCAATTCGTTCGGAGCAACCGGAACAAACGTGCATCTGGTCATCGAGGAATATCTCCCAGAGGTAAACCCTGATTCTAGACCAAACAGCAAAGATCAAAATCCAATGATGTTTGTTTTGTCGGCAAAGGACGATAGCAGATTAAAAGAATATGTCCATCAGTTTGTTCAGGCTTTGGAAAAGGGTCAGTATTTGAATAAGAACTTGACGGATATCGCATATACGCTGCAGGTTGGTCGCGGAAGTATGGATGCCCGGTTGGCAGTGACGGCAACCTCATTATATGAACTGGAGACCAAGTTAGAGCGCTATCTGGAAGGTGGCGAAAACAATGAGGATATCTACCGCAGTCCGGCCAAAGCGTTAAAAGGGGGACCGGCACGGTCGGTGGCAAGTAGAGAGATATTTGATGCAGCATATCGGTATCTAGAGCTCCGCGACGCGGGACAATTATTGGATCTATGGGTGAATGGCGCAAAAATTGACTGGGAGCGTTTCTACAGTAATGGGAAGCCGAAGCGGATCTCATTGCCTACGTATCCGTTTGCCAAAGAGCGATGCTGGATTCAGATCAATGAAGAGGGGGGCAGGCGCAATACCGAGGAAGTTGTTGCCCGTCATTGCTCGGCCTCCGATTCAGCACTATTAGAAATGAATGATGACAAGCAGAAAGAACATGTTGAAACCATGTTGTTTAACGAGGATTGGGAAGAAAATCCTTTATTTGATTATCGGGCAATTGAATTGAAAACTATCGTATGCTTTCTCTCGGAGCCGGGTAATCAGAACAGAATCAAGACGTACATTCAAACTCGGAATCCAAGAGCCAATATTGTGTTCTTGTCCCAACACACGGGTCTTCGGAACGATTATGAGCAGACGTTTTACATTGACAGGAATAAAAAGCAAGCGTATGAAGAAGCATTCCGTAGCATAAAAGCCACATATAACGAAATTTCTGCCGTTCTTTACCTTTGGCCGTATGAAGATCGGGCATGTATAGAGGACTACAGCAGTATCGTCTATATTTTACAAGCGATCGCATCTGCTAAATTGGAGCCAGAAAGGCTTCTGCTGGGTGCATCGTATAGAAATGAACGTGAGCGTTGCTATCTTGAGTCGTGGATTGGCTTCGAACGGTCTATCGGACCGATGGTATCGAAGACGCGCATGAAGGCAGTCATCCAGCAGGAAGAGCATGTGAAACCAGAAGAGCTAACTGAAGACATAATGATGCGGCTATACAAAGAGCTGGAGGCAGCGGACAGCGTCCAAAGCGTGCTGTATGAAGAAGGGCAACGATACGAATGCAAAATGAGAGAGACGAGCATAGCCCCAGGGACGGTTCCGCTGAAAGCCGGAGGCACCTATTTTATAACCGGCGGACTCGGCAAGCTTGGGCTTATTTTTGCAAGACACCTCGCACAGAATTACAGTGCTAATCTGATCTTGAGCGGAAGGTCAAAACTGAATGACGCAAAGCTGGAACTCATCCGACAAATCGAGAATATAGGCGGCAGAGTTCACTATATTCAGGCGGATTCTTGCGACAAGAAGCGGATGAATGATGGGCTGGAGACAGCGAGACGAAAATTCGGGAATATAGACGGTGTTATCCACGCCGCAGGACTAGTCGATCCTCAAAGTATTTTCAAGAAAGAGATTGCAAACTTTGAGCAGGTCATCTCTCCTAAGATTAATGGAACGCTCGTGCTGGATGAACTTCTGCAGGGGATACCGCTTGATTTCGTCTGTTATTTTTCTTCGTCTGCCGCTATTATGGGAGATTTCGGCACTTGCGACTATGCTGTCGGGAACCGCTTTCAAATGGCCTATACCCGATATAGAAACAAGCTGGAGGCGAGACAGGAAGTATTGGGCAAAACTCTTGTAATCAACTGGCCGCTGTGGCGGGATGGTGGCATGGGATTCGATCAGGACAATAACGAAAAATACTTGAAATCTAGTGGCCAGCGTTATTTGGAAACTGAAGAGGGACTGTCCATCTTTGAGCGTATCTTGATGGCGCCTCAATCGCAGCACTTGGTTATGACAGGCCAAAGGAGCATGGTGTACAAATTTTTAAGATTACAGCAGGAACAGGAGCAAGAAATCGTTCGTTTCAAATCTCCTGCATTCTCAAACACCAGCAACAGCAAAGCAAATGAAGCATTTGACGTCGTGCGATTCGTGGAGCGGGACTTGAAAGAAGCAATCAGCCAGCTGCATCATGTGCCTGTCGAGAAACTGGACGTGGACGAGCATTTGTTAGAATACGGCTTTGACTCCATCAATTTGTTCGAATTTGCTGGAAGGATCACGAGCTTATACGGCATTGAGATTACGCCATCCTCACTACTCGGTTATTCCACGATCGGCAAGATTAGCGAATATTTGGTGCAGGATCATAAAGAAACGCTCGAACATTTTTATCAGGGGGAAATTGAACTGAATGAAAGGAAAGCTGAGATCGAAAGTGACAATACCCCACAAGAGCGCAAAGATAAAGGATTGGATCTCGACCACATCCACTCCAACATGGAGAAATTAATTGAGCCAATCGCCATTATTGGGATGAGTGGGCGATTCCCTCAGGCGGATTCGGTGGAGAAGCTTTGGCAGAATCTGAAGCATCGTAAAGAAAGCATTACTGAGATTCCGAAAGATCGGTGGGATTGGCGGGACTATAATGGAGAAGCATCGGGTGAAGTTGGAAGAAGTCCTTCGAAATGGGGAGGATTTCTTACCGATATCGATCGCTTCGATCCGTTATTTTTTAAAATTTCACCGAAGGAAGCGCATATCATGGATCCATGCCAGCGCTTGTTTCTGGAAGAGGCGTGGCATGCGCTAGAAGATGCAGGGTATATGGAAGAGAGAATAAAAGGGAAATCGTGCGGCGTGTACGTAGGGATTGAAGAAGGTGATTATGGATTTATGGTGAAGCAGCAGGGACAGTTTTACAGCAATCAGAATGCCATTCTATCCGCTCGTATTGCCTATTTACTAGATTTGAAAGGTCCTAATTTATCGATTACGGCATCTTGCTCTTCCAGTCTGGTTGCCCTTCATCAAGCTTGCCAAGCTTTGCGCCAGGACGATTGCGAAATGGCTCTAGTTGGTGGTATCAACCTGTTCGTCTCACCATCAGTGCATATCGGAATGAGTATGTTAGATTTGATTTCCCCTACGGGGAAGTCTCATGTATTTGATGACCGCGCAAACGGTATGGTGCCGAGTGAAGCTGTTGCCGCCGTTTTGCTCAAGCCTTTATCTAAGGCCATTCGCGACAAGGATCATATTTACGGTTGCATCAAAGGCAGTGGTGTCAACTATAACGGGAAAGGCCATGGTATGATGGCGCCAAATCCGATCAGGCAAGCGGAGCTGATTAGCGACACGCTGGATAAATACCAGATCGATCCTTCAGGTATCCAATATATGATTTCGCATAGCGTAGGGACCAAACTGGGAGATGCTGCAGAAATTGACGGCTTGCGCAAAGCGTTTGGGAGCTATTCATCTGAAAAGCCATTAGGTTATATTAGTTCGATTAAACCGTTAATCGGACATACGTTTGCTGCTTCGGGGATCGTCAGTTTAATAACGATGCTGGTGGCAATGAGAGAGCAGACGATGTTGGGTCTGCATAATTTCAATACGAGTAACCCTGATATTGATTTTTCAAAAGCGCCGTTTCTGGCGAGTGCAAGCGATCAGACATGGAATAGATGCGCTGATCAATCGCGCCTGGGTGCGATCAGTACATCCGCGAATAGCGGAACGAATGCCTTTGCTGTTATAGAAGAGTATATCGATCCTTCGAAGGAATCGAATGAGCATATCGCTGAAGATCAAAGCCGAATTTTTATTTTTTCGGCTGCAGATCGTGAAAGACTTCATGCCGTTGCAAAGCAGATGCATGATCACATTTCCATGGCTGATCATCTCTCATTGTCCGACCTTGCCTATACGCTTCAATCTGGAAGGGAAGCGATGCCGAGTCGGTTAGCCATTGTAACGAAAGGCAAAGAAGAACTTATTCAGGGGCTGAATGATTACTTGCAAGCCGATCAGGGCAGTCAACAGATCAATAGCGTAGTTCCGATTTTTACCGGCAACGCAGAGGAGGCATTACAAGTAAAAGCGCTTTCCTTTATGAATGAAAAAGAGTCGCTGGTACAACAGTTTGTGCAGAGCGGAAATCTCGACATCATCGCCATACACTGGGTAAATGGCGGCAAAGTGGCATGGAATGCATTATTTAATGAGGATAGAGCGCGGCTCATCCCGTTACCGACCTATCCGTTCAAAAAGGAACGTTATTGGATTCCAGCGGAAACAAAAAGACGTTTAACGGAGCGTGATAAGTCGAATGAGGAAGTTCGAGTGGATGATAATGCTTTGGTCAACGTCGTGATGTCAACTCAGGAAGAGCTCGAGAGGTATCTCATCGGGTTTTTCTCAGAGAAGCTCGAAATCGCTGAACAAAGTATCAACGTGAATCGTGACCTGCAAGACTATGGTGTAGATTCGATTCTGATGATGAAATTTATTCGGAATGTCGAACAACATTACGATCTCACGATTTCAGGTCGCGAACTTCTTCAGTGCCCAACGATTCGTTCCATTTCAGCATACTTGGTTCCAAAACTGGGAACTAGTCAACATAACAATCAGGATACTAAAGAAAACATGCAGCGCGAATACAAAGATCTAGAAGTTATCGAAGCAATGGAGAAGTTTATTCAAGGCATTATCAAGCTTGATGATCTAGAAAAATGTATAGGAGTAGATGGATAA